The following nucleotide sequence is from Tardiphaga alba.
AGACCGAGCACGCTTTGCGGCCAGTAGGTGATGCGCTTCATGAAGGGATAGGCAGCGACGATCGCCAGGGAGGCGATGCCGGTGGCGATGGCGAAGCTGTTGAACTGCAGCAATACAACGAGGCCGATCAGCGCCTGCAGGACGAGCCAGGCGAGTGCCTTCTTGGCGGTCACCTGCCCGGCCGGGATTGGCCGCGAGCGGGTACGTTCGACCTTGGCATCGAGATCCCGATCGGTGATGTCGTTCCAGGTGCAGCCGGCGCCGCGCATGACGAAGGCGCCGATGAAGAACAGCGCGATCATTTTTGGCAATTGATGGAGATCGTGAGCCGCGCCGGAGGCCAATGCTGCCGACCACCAGCAGGGCATCAGCAGCAGCCACGATCCGATCGGGCGATCGAACCGTGACAGCCTCAGATAGGGACGCGTCCACAAAGGTGCGACGCGATCGACCCAGTTATTGGCGGTCGCGTCGGCAACGCGGGCAGCCGCGTCGCTCATCGGGTGAGAAC
It contains:
- the ubiA gene encoding 4-hydroxybenzoate octaprenyltransferase, which gives rise to MSDAAARVADATANNWVDRVAPLWTRPYLRLSRFDRPIGSWLLLMPCWWSAALASGAAHDLHQLPKMIALFFIGAFVMRGAGCTWNDITDRDLDAKVERTRSRPIPAGQVTAKKALAWLVLQALIGLVVLLQFNSFAIATGIASLAIVAAYPFMKRITYWPQSVLGLAFSWGALMGFAVVFQRIDATALLLYAGSICWVIAYDTIYAHQDTEDDALIGIKSTALLFGARTQTALVIFYGLAVSLISVALRLAGAGWPAWIGLIVFAGHLAWQITRIDIKDSALCLRLFKSNRDAGLLLFAGLLLDAFLRAG